One window of the Rhipicephalus sanguineus isolate Rsan-2018 chromosome 4, BIME_Rsan_1.4, whole genome shotgun sequence genome contains the following:
- the LOC119389206 gene encoding uncharacterized protein LOC119389206 produces the protein MFVAGKRLPGSLTAACDLTSRSSRLFMVTDLLSGAMFLIDTGAEISVVPPTKADRSKSQRQVLRAANASSIATYGLRSLTLDFGLRRIFRWVFVIADVVQPIIGSDFLSYFDLDVSVRRRRLIDGHTRLSISGVLSNIAPMAIRMLIPSSPFEKTLASFPELTKPCNLTQPPKHTVTHHIVTRGPPAAARPRRLFGDRQS, from the coding sequence ATGTTCGTGGCAGGGAAACGCCTGCCGGGATCACTGACGGCGGCGTGTGATCTCACTTCTCGTTCCAGCCGCCTTTTCATGGTCACCGACCTGCTATCGGGCGCCATGTTCCTTATAGATACGGGCGCGGAAATCAGCGTTGTGCCCCCGACTAAGGCTGACCGTTCGAAGTCACAGAGGCAAGTGCTTCGTGCTGCCAACGCCTCGTCTATAGCGACGTACGGACTACGATCTCTCACCCTCGACTTCGGCCTTCGCCGCATTTTCCGGTGGGTTTTCGTCATCGCAGACGTGGTTCAACCGATCATCGGCTCGGACTTCCTCTCATACTTCGATTTGGATGTCAGCGTGCGACGGCGCCGCCTCATAGACGGTCATACTCGTCTCTCCATCTCGGGAGTCCTGTCCAACATCGCTCCAATGGCCATCCGCATGCTGATACCTTCCTCACCGTTCGAAAAAACCTTGGCGAGTTTCCCAGAGTTAACAAAACCGTGCAACCTCACTCAGCCGCCTAAACATACGGTGACACACCACATCGTCACCCGGGGTCCACCGGCAGCCGCTCGACCACGCCGCCTGTTTGGCGACCGCCAGAGTTGA
- the LOC119389205 gene encoding uncharacterized protein LOC119389205 has product MQYTSCLYCLLLVLFMWAFNTAPKPVIAFLYMVNLPLLNIMGAEELAVQYLNDVSAVQLRLPSFWPQDPQVWFHQVEAQFSLYRIASETTRYHHVASVLPPDVASKLSDVLSSPSDTAPYQHLKTKVLERFMPSERVRLQQLLEEGDLGDRRPSQLLRRMRQLLREHAVSAHSALLRELFLQRLSQPIRLVLAAAGDVNLGRLAELADQVHEATSPSVNAVLPPADTEISRHEARIDELAASIAALRSPLQETRSPRSGRRALSGTRDARSPSPAPLC; this is encoded by the exons ATGCAG TACACGTCGTGCCTCTACTGCCTGCTGCTGGTGCTGTTCATGTGGGCCTTCAACACTGCGCCTAAACCTGTCATTGCGTTCCTGTACATGGTCAATCTGCCTTTGCTGAATATTATGGGTGCTGAGGAACTGGCTGTTCagtacctaaat gacgtctCGGCCGTGCAACTGCGTCTCCCATCTTTCTGGCCACAAGACCCGCAAGTTTGGTTTCACCAGGTCGAGGCGCAGTTCTCCCTGTACCGCATCGCCTCGGAAACGACACGCTACCACCACGTAGCCTCAGTCCTTCCTCCTGACGTTGCCAGCAAGCTCTCCGACGTCCTCTCCAGCCCCTCGGACACTGCGCCATATCAGCACCTTAAAACCAAGGTGCTGGAGCGATTCATGCCTTCGGAACGCGTCCGCCTACAGCAGCTCCTTGAAGAGGGAGACCTCGGCGACAGGCGCCCCTCCCAACTACTGCGCCGAATGCGACAGCTTCTAAGGGAACACGCCGTCTCTGCTCACTCAGCGTTGCTTCGCGAGCTCTTCCTCCAACGCCTTTCTCAGCCAATCCGCCTCGTCCTCGCGGCGGCCGGCGACGTCAACCTCGGCCGCCTGGCGGAGCTCGCCGATCAGGTTCATGAAGCGACATCCCCATCTGTCAATGCTGTCTTACCACCAGCAGACACAGAAATTTCGCGCCATGAGGCCCGCATCGACGAACTCGCCGCCTCCATTGCCGCACTCCGGAGCCCCCTGCAGGAGACTCGTTCGCCTCGATCCGGTCGTCGAGCTCTTTCAGGCACACGAGATGCCCGGAGTCCCAGTCCTGCACCTCTCTGCTGA